The following proteins are encoded in a genomic region of Cryptomeria japonica chromosome 11, Sugi_1.0, whole genome shotgun sequence:
- the LOC131067151 gene encoding probable xyloglucan endotransglucosylase/hydrolase protein 8, translating into MKLGLVVLSLLVLSSVTSVSCEDEDGSAKVFDENFKVMWAEDHVRTSENGHVWHLSLDQISGSGFQSKHKYRFGWFSMKLKLVPGDSAGVVTAYYMSSNNDMNRDELDFEFLGNRSGQPYALQTNIYAKGVGGREQRHILWFDPTQEFHTYSILWNSHQIVFFVDQIPVRVHRHTKATTHVFPREQGMYMFSSIWNADDWATRGGLEKTNWAAAPFVSSYKKFHALGCKWEDSFPACIATSNEKWWDEPVAWSLNEKHKEDYRWVKSKFMVYDYCSDKSRFSTQPVECSIPPWE; encoded by the exons ATGAAGTTGGGTTTGGTGGTGTTGTCCTTGTTGGTTTTGAGCTCTGTGACCTCTGTGAGTTGTGAGGATGAGGATGGGTCTGCCAAGGTGTTTGATGAAAATTTTAAGGTGATGTGGGCAGAGGACCATGTTAGGACCTCTGAAAATGGTCATGTATGGCATCTCAGTCTTGATCAGATATCAG GATCTGGATTCCAGTCAAAGCATAAGTACAGGTTTGGATGGTTCAGTATGAAGCTTAAGCTTGTGCCAGGGGACTCTGCAGGCGTGGTCACTGCTTACTAT ATGTCTTCTAACAATGACATGAATAGAGATGAACTGGACTTTGAATTCTTGGGTAATAGAAGTGGACAGCCATATGCCCTGCAGACCAACATCTATGCCAAAGGTGTGGGTGGGAGAGAGCAGAGGCATATTCTCTGGTTTGACCCCACTCAGGAATTTCACACCTACTCAATCCTCTGGAACTCTCATCAGATAGT GTTTTTTGTGGACCAAATTCCAGTGAGAGTGCACAGGCACACCAAGGCTACAACCCATGTGTTTCCAAGAGAACAGGGGATGTACATGTTTTCAAGCATTTGGAATGCAGATGACTGGGCTACCAGAGGTGGATTGGAAAAAACAAACTGGGCAGCAGCTCCTTTTGTTTCTTCTTACAAGAAATTCCATGCTCTGGGCTGCAAATGGGAGGATTCATTCCCTGCATGTATTGCTACCAgtaatgagaaatggtgggatgagCCAGTTGCATGGAGTTTGAATGAGAAGCACAAGGAAGATTACAGATGGGTGAAGAGCAAATTCATGGTGTATGATTACTGCTCTGATAAATCTCGATTCTCCACACAACCTGTTGAGTGTTCTATTCCTCCCTGGGAATAA